In the Leptolyngbya sp. SIO1E4 genome, one interval contains:
- the nifV gene encoding homocitrate synthase: MTTPHPIYINDTTLRDGEQAAGVAFGLDEKIAIAKFLDAIGVQELEVGIPAMGQDEARAIRTIADLGLNAQLLGWNRAVVSDIQASIHCGLKRVHISIPVSDIQIQVKFHGRWARMLEQLRDAINFARDHGLEVSVGGEDSSRADETFLIDAAQFAQEWGAFRFRFCDTVGILDPFTTFEKVQKVVNSLEIPVEMHTHNDLGLATANALAGIRAGATSVNTTVNGLGERAGNAALEEVVMTLKQIYGIKTRIQTQHFLELSRFVAKAVNAPVPPWKAIVGENTFAHESGIHAHGIAHHHSTYEPFDPREVGCQRRLVVGKHSGRTLLNQVLQDYGVHLDAAKGQSVLNAVRDRSTQLKRSLTVDELLALVSEKKAYAVIQ; encoded by the coding sequence ATGACAACCCCGCATCCGATCTACATCAACGACACCACCCTGCGCGATGGTGAACAGGCCGCTGGTGTAGCGTTTGGCTTAGATGAAAAGATTGCGATCGCTAAGTTCCTCGATGCCATTGGTGTCCAGGAACTGGAAGTCGGTATTCCTGCCATGGGCCAAGATGAAGCCAGAGCCATTCGCACCATTGCTGATTTAGGGCTTAATGCCCAGCTCCTCGGCTGGAACCGGGCTGTCGTTTCAGATATTCAAGCGTCTATTCACTGTGGCCTCAAGCGAGTTCACATTTCTATCCCGGTTTCCGATATCCAGATTCAGGTCAAGTTTCACGGGCGCTGGGCCAGAATGCTAGAGCAACTGCGAGATGCCATCAACTTTGCCCGTGACCATGGTCTGGAGGTCAGCGTTGGGGGAGAAGACAGCTCTCGCGCCGACGAAACTTTTTTAATTGATGCCGCCCAATTTGCCCAGGAGTGGGGCGCCTTTCGCTTCCGCTTCTGCGATACCGTGGGCATTCTCGATCCGTTCACTACCTTCGAGAAGGTGCAAAAGGTTGTCAATTCCCTGGAAATTCCGGTGGAAATGCACACCCATAACGATCTGGGGCTGGCTACTGCCAATGCCCTCGCCGGAATTCGAGCCGGAGCAACCTCTGTCAACACAACCGTTAACGGCTTAGGGGAACGGGCTGGTAACGCTGCCCTGGAAGAGGTGGTGATGACCCTGAAGCAAATCTATGGCATCAAAACCCGCATTCAGACCCAGCACTTTCTAGAACTGTCGCGCTTTGTGGCTAAAGCTGTGAACGCTCCGGTGCCGCCTTGGAAAGCGATCGTGGGGGAAAACACCTTTGCCCATGAGTCTGGTATTCATGCCCATGGTATTGCTCACCATCACAGCACCTACGAACCCTTTGACCCCCGCGAAGTCGGCTGCCAGCGGCGTCTGGTAGTCGGCAAGCATTCAGGGCGAACCTTGCTCAATCAGGTCTTGCAAGACTATGGCGTGCATTTAGATGCTGCTAAGGGCCAGTCTGTCTTAAATGCTGTGCGCGATCGCTCGACCCAGCTTAAGCGCAGCCTCACGGTGGATGAGCTGTTGGCGCTGGTATCTGAGAAAAAAGCCTATGCCGTGATCCAATAA
- a CDS encoding DNA starvation/stationary phase protection protein — MTTQTLVRAFGEVGENPVGLEKDVTTAICDGLNLVYASFQALYLQYQKHHFVIEGAEFYSVHEFFQESYEATQEHAHDVAERLNGLGGVPAGTLTTLADLCCFTLEPEGAYNCRQMIENDLTAEQELIDLLRRLAAHAEGVGDRATSYLFEQILLKTEDRAFHLDHFLSADSLTTTFLN; from the coding sequence ATGACGACTCAAACGCTTGTTCGTGCCTTTGGCGAAGTGGGTGAGAACCCCGTCGGCCTCGAAAAAGACGTGACCACTGCCATATGCGATGGCTTAAACCTGGTCTATGCCAGTTTCCAAGCGCTGTACCTGCAATATCAGAAGCACCATTTCGTCATAGAAGGGGCAGAGTTTTATTCTGTCCACGAGTTCTTTCAAGAAAGCTACGAAGCCACCCAGGAACATGCCCATGACGTGGCAGAGCGCCTGAATGGGCTAGGTGGTGTTCCGGCAGGTACCCTGACGACCCTTGCTGATCTGTGCTGTTTCACCCTAGAACCAGAGGGTGCCTATAACTGCCGTCAAATGATTGAAAACGATTTGACCGCAGAGCAGGAATTGATTGATTTGCTACGACGTCTGGCTGCCCATGCCGAAGGCGTTGGCGATCGCGCCACCAGCTACCTCTTCGAACAGATTCTGCTCAAGACTGAAGACCGGGCCTTTCACCTGGATCACTTCCTGTCAGCAGACAGCCTGACAACCACTTTCCTGAATTAA
- the cysE gene encoding serine O-acetyltransferase, whose product MSPSLLPFPTRRWSSALDNLRQHLPLIEDFTVIFERDPAASHWLEVLCCYPGFHAIAIHRLAHWLHGHGVKLLPRLISHLGRFFTGIEIHPGAQLGKGVFIDHGMGVVIGETAMVGDYTLIYQGVTLGGTGKETGKRHPTVGSRVVIGTGAKILGNIDIGDHARVGAGSVVLRDVPANCTAVGIPNRNVCKCNTTAAPLEHGQLPDAEAATLRRLLDRIEALEAQMQKLTSLSLSPMESQSHE is encoded by the coding sequence ATGTCCCCATCTCTCCTACCCTTTCCTACGCGGCGTTGGTCGTCCGCCCTAGACAATCTGCGTCAGCACCTTCCCCTTATAGAAGACTTCACCGTCATTTTTGAGCGAGACCCAGCGGCGAGTCACTGGTTAGAAGTGCTTTGTTGCTACCCGGGCTTCCATGCGATCGCCATTCATCGGCTCGCCCATTGGTTACATGGTCATGGGGTTAAGCTACTGCCGCGCTTGATTTCCCACCTGGGTCGCTTCTTCACCGGTATTGAAATTCACCCCGGTGCCCAGCTCGGGAAGGGTGTCTTTATCGATCACGGCATGGGGGTTGTGATTGGGGAAACGGCTATGGTGGGTGACTACACCCTGATTTATCAAGGGGTTACCCTCGGCGGCACCGGCAAAGAAACCGGCAAGCGTCATCCCACCGTTGGTAGTCGCGTAGTAATTGGGACTGGGGCGAAAATCCTCGGCAATATTGATATCGGTGACCATGCCCGCGTTGGGGCAGGCTCCGTTGTTTTAAGAGATGTGCCTGCTAACTGCACCGCCGTTGGTATCCCTAATCGCAACGTCTGCAAATGCAACACTACCGCTGCACCGTTAGAACACGGTCAACTGCCGGATGCAGAAGCTGCCACACTCCGACGGCTATTGGATCGCATCGAAGCCTTAGAAGCGCAAATGCAAAAGCTTACTTCCTTATCCCTCTCACCGATGGAGTCTCAATCCCATGAATAA